The genomic interval ATCTCCCTGCTCATCTCGGTGGTCATCGTCGTCGGGGCGCTGCGGCTGGTGCGCGACGCGGTGGACGTGCTGATGGAGGCGGTGCCGGCCCATGTCGACATGCCCCAGGTGAAGGAGCTGCTCTTGCGGGTGCCCGGCGTGACGGCGGTGCATGACCTGCACGTGTGGACCATCTCCAGCGGGGTGTACGCATTGTCCGCGCACCTGGTCGTCCTGGACCCCATGGTCTGCAACAACGACGAGATTCTCTCGGCGGTGAAGCACGACCTGTTCGACCGGTTCGGCATCGACCACACCACCATCCAGATCGAGAGCGAGACGTACGCCCATCTGGGTGAGGTCCACTGAGGAGCGGGTCCGGCGGACCTGCCCTCATGGGAGGGGCTCCCGTGGCGCAACGGACGCTCCCGCAAGCTTCGCCTTGCGCTGGCCCGTGCGCGCGGACGATTCTCCGCGGCCCATGAGCGTGCTCGACAAGGTGTTGTCATTGCGGCCGGGCAACACGGTGGCCCGGGTGGGCCCCGGCTCGCGCGTGCCGTTGCTCAACCCCCGTGAGCTGCTGCGCGCGCTGGAGCGCACGCCGGTGGCCCTGCCGTGTCTGCCCGTGCAAGCCCGGAGCGCGTTGCCGGGGCTCTTGCGCGCGGCGCGCTCGGAGGACGCGGTGCTGGGCCTGGCATGTGCGCACCCCACGGCGGACCGGGGCGCGGCGGAGCGCTTCGTCGCCGCCGTCCACGAGGCCGCGGTGGAGGCCGAGCACGCCCGGCCCCTGTTCCTCCAAGCCGGCCCCGTCCGGGTGGCGAAGGCGGACGAGGCGTCGCTCGGGCCGCTGCGTGAGGGCCTCTTCCGCATGGTGGACGCGGGCTTCTCGCTGGTGTCGCTGGACCTGAGCCGACTGGACTCCTACGCCGCGGTGGAGGCGCTCCAGGCCCTGGCGGGCCCGGTGACGGAGCGCGAGCTCTCCCTGGAGGTCAGCGCGCCCGCACCCGCCCAGGGCGGCCTGCTGGACGCGTACCGCACGCTGCTGGAGGGGCTGAGCCAGTGGAAGGTGCCGGTGCGCTTCGTTCGGGTCTCCGAGCGGGACCTGGGCGGCGCGGAGCCGGACGTGGGCACCCTGCGCTCGCTGGTGGACCTGGCGCGCGACCATGGCGCGGCCGTCAGCGTGGGCGACGTGCGCGAGGGCTTCCCCCGGATGCTGCCCACGTACGTTGCGGCCGGGGCCCGGAAGGTGGACTGCGTGGGGCCCTTCGAGCGGCTCGCGCTGGGCGCCTGGCCTGTGGACGTTCGCGCGGGCGTGGAGGAGAAGGCCGCGGCGGCGGGGATGGCCGCGGGTGAGCTGGTCAGCGTGCTGGAGGACAGCCTTCCCGTCCTGGAGCCCCAGGCGCGGGAAAAGCTGGAGGCGCTGTCCTTCGCGGAGGCCACGGAGGTGTTCTCCGCGCTGGGCGCGGATGGGACGGGGCAGGCCGCCATGCGCTTCCTCGCGGAGAACCGGGGCGAGTAGCCGCCGCGCGGTGTAGAAGGGCGGCATGCGAATCGTCTCAGGCTCGGCCAAGGGCAGGGCGCTGGCTGGCCCCAAGCCCACGTCGCGGCACATCCGCCCCACGGCGGACCGCGTGCGGGAGACCCTCTTCAACGTGTTGGGCCAGATGCTCGACGGGCAGCAGGTCCTGGACCTCTACGCGGGCACGGGCGCGCTGGGGCTGGAGGCCCTGTCCCGGGGCGCGGGTGGGGTGGTGCTGGTGGACCAGGACCGCGAGGCGCAGGCCTTGTGCCGGCAGAACACCGACGCCCTGGGGTTCTCCGGACAGGTGGAGCTGCTCGCCCAGCCCGCCGTGCGGGCCCTGGACACGCTGAAGCGCCGGGGCGCGCGCTTCGAGCTCATCTTCGCCGACCCGCCCTATGCCGCGCGCGTGGTGGAGACGGTGCTGGACGGCGTGACGGCGGCGGGGCTGCTGTCGCCGGGAGGCATGCTCGTGGTGGAGCATGACAAGCGCGAGAGCGCCCCGGAGGTGCATGCGGGACTCACCCGGGAGGACCAGCGCAGGTTCGGTGACACCCTGGTGAGCTTCTACCGGGCGCCTTGACCATTGCTTGACCGGCATCCAGGCCCGTCCGAGACTCCCTGCACATGCCGGTCGCCATCTACCCAGGTTCGTTCGATCCGCTCACCAATGGGCACCTGAGCCTCATTCAGCGCAGCCTGAAGATGTTCGACAAGGTCATTGTCGCCATCGCGGTGAACCCGAAGAAGACCCCCCTCTTCACGGAGGACGAGCGCCGCGACCTCATCCGTGAAGCGGTGCAGGACCCGAGGGTGGAGGTGGATGCGTTCCACGGCCTGCTGGTGGACTATGTGCGGCGCCGGGGCGGCAGCGTCATCGTCCGCGGCCTGCGCGCCGTGTCGGACTTCGAATACGAGTTCCAACTGGCCAACATGAACCGCAAGCTGGCCCCCACGGTGGAGACCGTCTTCATGATGACGGGGGAGGACTACTTCTACATCTCCTCCCAACTCGTCCGGGAGGTGGCCTCGTTTGGCGGGGATGTCACGGGCCTGGTGCCTCCGAACGTCCACGCGGGCCTCAAGGCGAAGTTCGCGCGGAAGACGTAGCGGCCTCGCGGCACTTGTCGGGCACGCGCGGGCGCGCTAGGCAATCGGGCATGAAACTCGCCCGCCGGCTCCAAGCCATCAAGCCGTCTCCGACGCTTGCTCTCAACTCCCGCGCCAAGGCACTCGCGGCACAAGGCGTGGATGTCGTCGTCCTGGCGGCGGGTGAGCCGGACTTCGACACGCCCGACTACGTGAAGCAGGCGGCGATCAACGCCATCAACGGGGGCTTCACCAAGTACACGGCCACCCCGGGCATCCCCGAGCTGCGCGAGGCCATCTGCCGCAAGCTGGAGCGCGACAACGGCCTGCGCTTCACGCCCGAGCAGGTGCTCGTCACGGCGGGTGGCAAGCAGGCCATCTACAACTTCTGCCAGGCGGTGCTGGACGAGGGTGACGAGGTCCTCATCTTCTCGCCCTACTGGGTCAGCTATCCGGACATGGTGCGGCTGGCGGGAGCCACGCCCGTCATCGTCGCCACGCGCGAGGAGGACGGCTTCGCGCCGGACCCGGACGCCATCCGCCGGGCGCTCACCCCGCGCACGCGCGCCATCATCATCAACAGCCCTGGCAACCCGACGGGCGCGGTGTACTCGCGCGCGGCGCTGGAGGGCATCGCCGAGGCCGTGCGCGGCCACGACTGCCTCATCATCTCGGACGACATCTACGAGAAGCTCGTCTACACGGGCGAGCGGCTGGGCATCAGCGACGTGGCGCCGGACCTGGTGCCCCGGCTGGTGGTCGTCAACGGCATGAGCAAGGCGTACTCCATGACGGGGTGGCGCATGGGCTACGCGGCCGGCCCCCGGCCCGTGATTGCCGCGATGCAGCTGGTGCAGGACCAGTCCACCTCCAACGCGTCGTCCATCGGCCAGAAGGCGGCGTTGGCGGCGCTCCAGGGGCCCCCGGACACCATCGCCGCGATGGCGGCCGAGTACCACGCGCGCCGCGACTTCTTCGTGGGGGGGCTCAACGCGCTGGACGGAGTGCGCTGCCGGATGCCCGAGGGCGCCTTCTACGCGCTGGCGGATGTGCGGGGCCTCTACGGCCGCCCCTACAAGGGCAAGGCCATCTCCGGCTCCATGCAGCTCTCCGAAATCCTGCTGGACGATTTCCGCGTGGCCGCCGTCCCGGGCGACCCGTTCGGCGCGGAGGGGTACATCCGCATGAGCTTCGCGACTTCTCGCGAGGTGCTGGCCAAGGGACTGACGCGCCTGGGCGAGATGGTGCAGGCGCTGCGCTGAGCGGCCTCGCGTGACACCGGCGCCGCTCGGAGACGAGGGCGCCGGACACACCCGCGGACTTCAGTCCGTGTAGGCGAAGGCGCGGTACTCGTTGCCGTAGGGCTTGTAGAGGAAGACGCCCGCGCGCCCCGAGAGATTGCCCACGGCGACCCAGACGTCCTTCACGCCGCGCAGGTCCAGGCCGAGCCGGGCCGGGGCCTTGCCGTACTTCTTCTCCATCGCCTCGAGTGACAGGACCTCCACGTCATAGAGCGTGACGAGGTCCGTGCGCTTGAGCCGGAGCTGCTTCACCCACGAGGCCACCAGCTCCTCGGGTGTGGCGTAGCGCTTCTCCTCGAGCTGGAAGGGATAGAACAGCTCGTTGGCGGTGCTGCGCACGTCGCCGGTCAGCAGGGTCTGGAAGAGGAAGCGCGCGCTCGTCTTGATGTCGGCGAGGCGAATCTCCTCCGGGGTGCGAGGGGCGTCCTCCGGGAGTGGCGGCACCTCCGGCCGATTCAGCTCCACAGGCTGCGCGGCGGCCGTCGCGGGCTTGGGCTCGACGCGCGGCGGGGCCGCCGCGGGGGCCGGGCTCGGCGCCACCGCCGCTGGAGCGGGGCTCGCGGGCTTGGGCTCGGCGCTTGGCGCGGCCGTCACGGTGGGCTTCTGCCGGGCCGGGCGGGGCTTGGCCACAGGGGCGGCGGGCTCATCGGCGGAGGCCTTGGGCTCCTCGGCGGAGGCCTTGGGCTCCGCGGGGGCCTCCTCGGCCTTGGGTGGAGCGGCCGGGGCGGGCGCGGGCTGCTCGGCGGGAGGCGGGGCGGCGGAGGGCTCGGGCGTCGTCGCGGGGGCCTGGGCGAAGGCGGGCGCGGAGAGGGAGAGGATGAGGGCCAGGGAACAGCGACGCATGCGACCTCCGAGAAGGGGCGGAGCGTACCAGACCCGGTGGGCGCCGGGTGCCACCTGTCGGTGCGCGAGGGCCGGGGCTCCGGTCAACCCCACGCCCGGAGGCCCGAATGTTCCAGCACCCAGGTCCTGGGGCGTCTGGGCGTCCAAGCGTCCCGACGGCCGAGAGGCACGTGCCACATAACATCCGTGCATGCGGCGTCAGACGTTGGTATGGGGGCGCCCCGATGCCCAAGCGTACCGATATCCGCAAGGTTCTGGTGATTGGCTCGGGCCCGATTGTCATCGGGCAGGCCGTCGAGTTCGACTACTCCGGTACTCAAGCCATCAAGGCTCTCCGGGATGAAGGCGTGGAGGTGGTGCTGCTCAACAGCAACCCCGCCACGGTGATGACGGACCCCGAATTCGCCTTCCGTACTTACATCGAGCCCATCACGGTGGACGCGGCCGAGCGAATCATCGCGGCCGAGAAGCCGGATTCGCTCCTGCCGACGATGGGAGGCCAGACGGCGCTCAACCTGGCGAAGGCGCTGGCCGAGCAGGGCATCCTGGAGAAGTACGGGGTGCGGCTCATCGGCGCGTCGCTGGAGGCCATCAACAAGGCCGAGGACCGCCAGCTCTTCAAGGCGGCCATGCAGAAGATCGGCGTGACGCTGCCCAAGAGCGGCTATGCGAACACGCTGGACCAGGCCATGTCGCTGGTGGACGAGATTGGCTTCCCGGCCATCATCCGCCCCTCGTTCACCCTGGGCGGCACGGGCGGTGGCATCGCCTACAACCGCGACGAGTTCGAGACCATCTGCCGCTCCGGTCTGAAGGCGAGCCCCACGTCCACCATCCTCGTCGAGGAGAGCGTGCTGGGCTGGAAGGAGTACGAGCTGGAGGTGGTGCGCGACACGGCGGACAACGTCATCATCGTCTGCTCCATCGAGAACCTGGACCCGATGGGGGTCCACACGGGTGACTCCATCACCGTGGCGCCCGCGCAGACGCTGACCGACCGGGAGTACCAGCGGATGCGGCAGGCCTCGCTGGCCATCATCCGCGAGATTGGCGTCGACACGGGTGGCTCCAACATCCAGTTCGGCATCAACCCGAAGGACGGCCGCATGGTCGTCATCGAGATGAACCCGCGTGTGTCCCGCTCCAGCGCGCTGGCCTCGAAGGCGACGGGCTACCCCATCGCGAAGATCGCCGCGAAGCTGGCCCTGGGCTACACGCTGGACGAGCTGCGCAACGACATCACCCGCGACACGCCGGCCTCGTTCGAGCCGACGCTGGACTACGTGGTGGTGAAGGTGCCGCGCTTCAACTTCGAGAAGTTCCCGCACGCGGACCGGACGCTGACCACGAGCATGCGCTCGGTGGGCGAGGTCATGGCCATTGGCCGCACCTTCCCCGAGGCGTACATGAAGGCGCTGCGCTCCATGGAGCTGGGCCGCGTGGGCCTGGAGTCGCCGGACCTGCCCACGGAGAAGGAGGAGCGCGAGAAGGTGCTGCGCGAGGGCCTTCGCGTGCCCCGCCCCGAGCGTCCGTGGTTCGTGGCCCAGGCCTTCCGTGAGGGCCTGACGGTGGAGGACGTGCACGCGCTGTCCGCCATCGACCCGTGGTTCCTGCGCTACATCGAGATGCTGGTGCGCGAGGCGCAGTCCATCCAGGAGTACGGCCGGTTGGACCAGCTCCCGGACGACGTGCTCCGCCTGGCGAAGGCGCACGGCTTCTCCGACAAGTATCTGGGCAAGCTGTTGGGCTACCCGGAGGAGGAGGTCCGGGCGCACCGGCACGCGCGCAAGATTCGTCCCGTGTTCAAGCGCGTGGACACCTGCGCGGCGGAGTTCGAGGCCTTCACGCCGTACCTGTACTCGACCTACGAGGAAGAGGACGAGTCGCCTCCGACGGACCGCAAGAAGGTGCTCATCCTGGGCAGCGGCCCCATTCGTATCGGCCAGGGCATCGAGTTCGACTACGCGTGCGTTCACGCGGCCTTCGCGCTGCGCGAGGCCGGGTACGAGACGGTGATGGTCAACTGCAACCCGGAGACGGTGTCCACGGACTACGACACGTCGGACCGCCTCTACTTCGAGCCGCTCTCCATCGAGGACGTGCTGGAGGTGTCGCAGCGTGAGAAGCCCATTGGCGCCATCGTGCAGTTCGGCGGGCAGACGCCGCTGCGCATCTCGGTGCCGCTGGAGAAGGCGGGCCTGCCGATTCTCGGCACGTCGCCGGACGCCATCGACCGGGCGGAGGACCGCGAGCGGTTCAGCACGCTCATCGAGAAGCTGGGGCTGAAGCAGCCGGAGAACGGGGTGGCGCGCAGCCACGCCGAGGCCTTCAAGGTCGCCGAGCGCATCGGCTATCCGGTGATGGTGCGTCCGTCCTACGTGCTGGGCGGCCGGGCGATGGAGACGGTCTACGACGCGGCCAGCCTGGAGCGGTATATGCGCGAGGCGGTCAGCGCGTCGCCGGAGCACCCGGTGCTCATCGACCGCTTCCTGAAGGAAGCCATCGAGGTGGACCTGGACCTGGTCGCGGACCGGACCGGCGCGGTGATGATTGGCGGCGTGCTGGAGCACATCCAGGAGGCCGGGGTGCACTCGGGTGACGCGGCGGCGACGCTGCCTCCGCACTCGCTGTCGCCGGACCTGGTGGAGCGGATGAAGGACCAGGCGATTGCGCTCGCGCGGGAGTTGGGCGTGGTGGGCCTGATGAACGTCCAGTTCGCCATCCAGGGGAAGGTCATCTACATCCTGGAGGTGAACCCCCGCGCCAGCCGCACGGTGCCGTTCATCTCCAAGGCCACGGGTGTGGCGATGGCGAAGATCGCCGCGCTGTGCATGGTGGGCAAGACGCTGCAGGAGCTCGGCGCGACGCAGGAGCCGGAGATGCGGCACGTCGCGGTGAAGGAGAGCGTGTTCCCCTTCGCGCGCTTCGCGGGCGTGGACGTCATCCTCGGGCCCGAGATGAAGTCCACGGGCGAGGTGATGGGCCTGGCGCAGGACTACGCGTCGGCCTTCGCCAAGAGCCAGCTGGCGGCGGGCGTGAAGCTGCCCAAGTCCGGCAAGGTCTTCATCTCCGTGAAGGATGATGACAAGCCGGCGGTGGTGGACCTGGCCAAGCGGCTGCGCGCCATGGGCTTCTCGCTCATCGTCACCGCGGGGACGCACAAGTACCTGGCGACGAAGGGCATCGAGGCGCAGGTGGTGCAGAAGGTGAAGGAAGGCCGGCCGAACATCGTCGACAAGATTGTCGACGGGGAGATCGTCCTGGTCATCAACACCACGTTCGGCAAGCAGGAGATCGCCGACAGCTTCTCCATCCGCCGCGAGGCGCTGATGCACTCGGTGCCGTACTACACGACGGTGCAGGCGGCGCGGATGGCGGTGGGCGCGCTGGAGGCGCTCAAGCGCACCGAACTCGAGGTGAAGCCGCTCCAGGAGTACCTGGGCGTGACCAGCACCGTGCCGGGTCGGGCGCGCCGGTAGTCGACAGGCTTCGCGCCTGACGTCATGAACGGCCTCGCTTCCTCACGGGAGCGGGGCCGTTTGCTTTGGCGTGAGAGGCAGTGCGGCGTGGGTGTCTGGACTTGCCTCGCGCCGCTTCGCTAAGGAATGAGCCTCATGCCCACGTCCCCCTGGTTGGTTTCACGCGCACGGTGGTGTCTGGCTTCCTCCCGCCTGGGGATGGCGCTGGTGCTGCTGTCGAGCACGGCGGCGTTCGCACAGACGACGTACCGCCCCGAGGCGCGGACCGTGTTTGCCTCATGCAGGCCCCAGGCTCCGTCCACGGTGGAGCGGATCTACCTGTGTCCCGGGCTGGCCGCGACCATCGCCTGGGTTGTGGCGCCCCCGGGGTTCACGGACGCGCGGATGCTCGAGCACTTTCGGTCGGGCATCTCCGCGACGACTGCCGGGGTGGTCGAGTCGAAGTTGGCGAAGCTGCGGTTGGCGGGAGTCGAGCGGGACGGTCTGGAGTATCTGGTTCGCGAGACCGAGGGCGGGACGGTGGTGGGAAAGGGGAGCGCCACGCTCGTGCGTCAAGGCGAAGGGGTCTGGTACCTCTCCTGTGTGGTGGAGGCCTCGGCGCCCGGCGCGGCGAAGCGCTGTCGGCAGATTCTCGAGTTCTTCGCCATTCACGGCGTGCCCGAGCCCATCGACTTGAAGTCCCAGGCACAGGCCGCGAAACCCGTCTTGGGGACGCGCGAGCTGGTCGTCCCTCGAGGCTGCACCGCCACCGGGCCCGTTGATGCGGGCAAGATTCAGTGCCCCAGCAGCTTCCTGTCCTGGATGGTGGTGCCGCAGCTCCCCAATATGAAGAAGTTCCGCGACGAGAATCTGGCGTCGCAACGGAAGACCTATGAGGCCATCGCGGCCACGAAGGGCTCGGTGCTGACGGAGAAAGAGGTGGACTGTCGTGTCATGGGCGAGCCGCGGACCTGCACTCAGTTCCTGATTCCCATCGGGGAGAGTCGCTTCCGGGTCCTCTCCGGTGTCAAGTCGCAGGAGGCACAGATGGTTCAGCTCATCTGCGCCCAGATGGACCAGACCGAGGAGTTCCCGGCGGTGTGCAACGGCTTGATGGAGATTCTCCCGCCGGCGCCCCCGGCCGCGGGGCCGGAGGAGAAGGCGCCTCCCGCCCGGCGAAAGTAACCGAGAGTCCGGGGGCTCCGTGCCTGCCCGGGGCGGTGGGCTCGGAATCGCTTTGCGTGGTCTCCGAGCACGACTACCGTTCCGCTCTCCCTCATCCCTGCTCGAGGAGCTCCACGCATGTCGTCGCCCGTTCCCCCCGCCTTCAACATCGCCTCCGTGGACGTGGAGGGCTTCCATCGGGAGCTGAAGGCGCTGCGCGCGGAGCTGGATGCCAACGTGGGCGAGGCGGACCTGAAGCACCTGCGGAAGATCGAACGCTGGGGACGCCTCGGGACGCTGCTGGGCATCGCCACCTGCTGGATTGCTCCGAATCCGTTCAGCGCGGCGGCGCTCAGCGTGGGGCGCTCGACGCGGTGGCTCTTGATGCACCACGTGGGGCATCGCGGCTATGACCGCGTCGCCGGTGTCCCCGCGTCCCGGACGGGCAAGGGGTTCGCGAAGGGCCGACGGCGCTACCTCGACTGGCTCGACTGGATGCTGCCCGATGCCTGGGTCTACGAGCACAACGTCCTGCATCACTCGTTCACGGGGGAGGACGCGGACCCCGACCTCCTGGAGCGCAACGCCGAGGGCACGCTGCGCAACCCCGAACGGCCGCTCGCGCTGCGGTATCTCCAGCTCGGGTTGCTGGCGCTCACCTGGCGCGCTTCGTACTACGCACCCGAGACACTGAGCGCGCTGCGTCGCAAGGGACGCCGGGACGGCGGCGCGCTCACGGGCGCGGAGTGGAAGGAGCTCCTCCTCCACTGCTACCTGCCTTACTCCCTGGTGCAGTTCGTGCTCTTCCCCGCGCTGTTCCTCATCGTGGGGCCGTGGGCGGCGTTCAGCGCGTTCTGCAACTCGGTGATGGCGGACGTGCTCACCAGCCTTCACACGTTCCTGGTGGTGGGCCCCAACCACACGGGCGAGGACCTGTATCGCTTCGACACGTCGCCCGCGAACAAGGGCGAGCGTTATGTGCAGCAGGTCATTGGCAGCGCGAACTACCGGACGGGCGGAGACCTGAACGACTTCGCGCACCTGTGGCTGAACTACCAGATCGAGCACCACATCTGGCCGGACCTGTCGATGCTCAAGTACCGCGAGGTGCAGCCGAAGGTCCGCGCCCTCTGCGAGAAGTACGGCATCCCCTACGTGCAGGAGAGTGTCTGGACCCGCGTCCGGAAGATGGTGGACGTGGTGGTGGGCAAGCGCTCCATGCGGAAGCTCGAGCCGCGCGCCAGCGTGGAGGCACCGGCCGCGCCCGAAGTGCTCCAGGCGCACGGGGCCTGACGGCCCGAAGCCTCCTCAGCCAGGAGCAGCGCGGCGTGGGCGAGAGAGCGCCGCGCGGGCCAGTGGTTTCTCCTCGGGGCGCGGTGTGTCCTCGCGGCGAAGGACCTCGGCATCCACGACGCGCGCGCCATCCGCGGAGACGGGCGGCCCGAGCGTCACCACCAGCACGCGGTAGGCTTCCTCCAGCCGCTTGTGCAGCTTGATGAAGTTCACGTGCGCGGTGCCGGGCATGTCCTCGGTGTACGTGAAGTACCAGCGCATCTCGTCCAGGGTGGCGTAGTAGCGGTCCACCACGGCCTGCTCCTGCTCGGGCAGGTGGAGGAGGTGCTCGAAGGCACCGTCGGCATAACGCGAGGCGATGGTCTCCAGGAGGGGCTCGCGGCTGCGCAGGCGCGAGAAGAGGTTGAACATCTCGTCACGCCGAGCTTCCAGCCGGCGCATGATGCTCGCGGCATCCATCGCCAGCAGATTGCGGACGCGAGCGGCCATCTCATCGGCCTTCTTGCGACGAGCCATGGGCGGGCAGCCTAGCGCCATGGCGTGAGCGAGGCCAATGGGGCCCCGTGTCGCTCGGGACTCAGTAGACGCGCAGCAGCTTGGGCTGGCAGACGAACCGGGGGTTGGTGAAGTCGATGACCTCGACTTCGCCCGTGGTCTCCTCGAAGCGGCCGGCCATGACGCCCGCGGCGAATGCGGCGGCGAGATACAGCCCGCCCCGGGCCTTCAAGTCCTTGGCCTTGCGGAAGTAGACGACGCGTCCCTCCACGGCCCAGAGGGTGTGGATGCCCTCGGGCTTGACGCCCCGCGCGCCGCCGCGAGGTGGGGGAAGCTTCGCGATTGCGCTCGGCACGGCATTGAGGACGAAGGCGTCGTAGGCGGGAATGCCGCTCACCGACACGAGCTTCGCGTCGCGCAGGGTGCCATCGGCGTTCTGAAGCAGCTCGAGCGTGACGACGAGCTTGCCGCCGCCGCCATCGGCGAGCTGTTGCAGCTCTGCGCCAGCCTGGACGCGGCTGCGCAGGTGGTTCAGGGGCTTGTCCCCGGCTCGCCCCTGGAGGGCCTTGAGTTGTTCGGACGCGGTGCTGGCCTGGGGCACAGGGCCGCCGGGGTTGCCCGAGGCGCCGAACTGCCCGGCCTTGGAGGCCCAGGACGTCGCGGCCTGTTTCCCCAGGGGATTCCCACCGAACACAGGGGCGTTATCGAAGCCCTTCTCGAGGGCTTTGCGCACGTGCGTGAAGTACGGGTCGATCAACCCGTTCTCCACTCGGAGGATCGCCTGCTGGTCCTCGATGAAGCCCTGCACCCGGCCGCTGACGCGCTCGCGTTCCTCGGCGACGAGTGCCTCGCGAGAAGGCGCGGGATCTCCGGGGCGCAGCGTGTGTCCGCTCTGGAGGGACGGACCTGAAGTGAGTGGACCGCCGCCAGGTGTGAGGGACTTCGGAAGGGCGAACAGGGACCTGTCGTCAGGCGGGCGCGTGGCAAGAGGCGAGGCTTCTTCCCCGCGAGTCCTGGGTGTTTGACCTGGGGCGGCGTGTGGTGCGTCGAGCCTTGGTGGGGACTCGGTGGGAAGAGAGGCCTCAACGTGGCTAGGTGGACGTGGCGCGGAGACCGCGGGGCCTTCGCGGGTGGGGCGAGGCTTCGTCGACGGAGTCACGGTGCGGCGTGGAGGGCGAGTCGCTGAAGTGTCTCGTGCTGGCTTCGAGTCCTCTTTGATGGAGGGAGCCGCGGTGGCCTCAGGCGCTGAGGGGACGATCTCCACGAACAACGGAGCGGAGCGTGGAGTCGATGGATGGGGTGGTGGACGCGCGGGTTGGTCCGTGTGCGCGAGGAGCACGAAGAGCAGCGCATGAATGACGAGTGAGGCCAGGGCGGCCCACCCGAGGCGTCGAGACCGCCACATCGCGACCTGCAAGCTCCTTGTGTGTGTTGGTCTTCGTTATCGCCATTGAAGTGTATCAGTACCTCTGGTTCGGGACGTGGGGTTGGAGTGGAAGGTTGTCACGGACACGTGGGGCCGGGTGGTTCGACGGGGTGTAGGAGCGTGCGCTGCTTGACGCTTCGTCGCACGTCGCGAGGGCGCGTGGCTTCGGGTGGTGCTGGAGGCGCCATCGAGGTGCCTGCTACGCTCGTGGGATGGTGCTCAAGATCGTCCAGGCGGGAGAGCCGGTGCTGCGGCAGAAGGCGCGAGACCTGATGCCGGAGGAAGTTGGCAGTCCGGAGATTCAGCGGCTCATCGCGTTG from Myxococcus stipitatus carries:
- the rsmD gene encoding 16S rRNA (guanine(966)-N(2))-methyltransferase RsmD gives rise to the protein MRIVSGSAKGRALAGPKPTSRHIRPTADRVRETLFNVLGQMLDGQQVLDLYAGTGALGLEALSRGAGGVVLVDQDREAQALCRQNTDALGFSGQVELLAQPAVRALDTLKRRGARFELIFADPPYAARVVETVLDGVTAAGLLSPGGMLVVEHDKRESAPEVHAGLTREDQRRFGDTLVSFYRAP
- the coaD gene encoding pantetheine-phosphate adenylyltransferase, coding for MPVAIYPGSFDPLTNGHLSLIQRSLKMFDKVIVAIAVNPKKTPLFTEDERRDLIREAVQDPRVEVDAFHGLLVDYVRRRGGSVIVRGLRAVSDFEYEFQLANMNRKLAPTVETVFMMTGEDYFYISSQLVREVASFGGDVTGLVPPNVHAGLKAKFARKT
- a CDS encoding pyridoxal phosphate-dependent aminotransferase, yielding MKLARRLQAIKPSPTLALNSRAKALAAQGVDVVVLAAGEPDFDTPDYVKQAAINAINGGFTKYTATPGIPELREAICRKLERDNGLRFTPEQVLVTAGGKQAIYNFCQAVLDEGDEVLIFSPYWVSYPDMVRLAGATPVIVATREEDGFAPDPDAIRRALTPRTRAIIINSPGNPTGAVYSRAALEGIAEAVRGHDCLIISDDIYEKLVYTGERLGISDVAPDLVPRLVVVNGMSKAYSMTGWRMGYAAGPRPVIAAMQLVQDQSTSNASSIGQKAALAALQGPPDTIAAMAAEYHARRDFFVGGLNALDGVRCRMPEGAFYALADVRGLYGRPYKGKAISGSMQLSEILLDDFRVAAVPGDPFGAEGYIRMSFATSREVLAKGLTRLGEMVQALR
- the carB gene encoding carbamoyl-phosphate synthase large subunit, which encodes MPKRTDIRKVLVIGSGPIVIGQAVEFDYSGTQAIKALRDEGVEVVLLNSNPATVMTDPEFAFRTYIEPITVDAAERIIAAEKPDSLLPTMGGQTALNLAKALAEQGILEKYGVRLIGASLEAINKAEDRQLFKAAMQKIGVTLPKSGYANTLDQAMSLVDEIGFPAIIRPSFTLGGTGGGIAYNRDEFETICRSGLKASPTSTILVEESVLGWKEYELEVVRDTADNVIIVCSIENLDPMGVHTGDSITVAPAQTLTDREYQRMRQASLAIIREIGVDTGGSNIQFGINPKDGRMVVIEMNPRVSRSSALASKATGYPIAKIAAKLALGYTLDELRNDITRDTPASFEPTLDYVVVKVPRFNFEKFPHADRTLTTSMRSVGEVMAIGRTFPEAYMKALRSMELGRVGLESPDLPTEKEEREKVLREGLRVPRPERPWFVAQAFREGLTVEDVHALSAIDPWFLRYIEMLVREAQSIQEYGRLDQLPDDVLRLAKAHGFSDKYLGKLLGYPEEEVRAHRHARKIRPVFKRVDTCAAEFEAFTPYLYSTYEEEDESPPTDRKKVLILGSGPIRIGQGIEFDYACVHAAFALREAGYETVMVNCNPETVSTDYDTSDRLYFEPLSIEDVLEVSQREKPIGAIVQFGGQTPLRISVPLEKAGLPILGTSPDAIDRAEDRERFSTLIEKLGLKQPENGVARSHAEAFKVAERIGYPVMVRPSYVLGGRAMETVYDAASLERYMREAVSASPEHPVLIDRFLKEAIEVDLDLVADRTGAVMIGGVLEHIQEAGVHSGDAAATLPPHSLSPDLVERMKDQAIALARELGVVGLMNVQFAIQGKVIYILEVNPRASRTVPFISKATGVAMAKIAALCMVGKTLQELGATQEPEMRHVAVKESVFPFARFAGVDVILGPEMKSTGEVMGLAQDYASAFAKSQLAAGVKLPKSGKVFISVKDDDKPAVVDLAKRLRAMGFSLIVTAGTHKYLATKGIEAQVVQKVKEGRPNIVDKIVDGEIVLVINTTFGKQEIADSFSIRREALMHSVPYYTTVQAARMAVGALEALKRTELEVKPLQEYLGVTSTVPGRARR
- a CDS encoding fatty acid desaturase family protein; translated protein: MSSPVPPAFNIASVDVEGFHRELKALRAELDANVGEADLKHLRKIERWGRLGTLLGIATCWIAPNPFSAAALSVGRSTRWLLMHHVGHRGYDRVAGVPASRTGKGFAKGRRRYLDWLDWMLPDAWVYEHNVLHHSFTGEDADPDLLERNAEGTLRNPERPLALRYLQLGLLALTWRASYYAPETLSALRRKGRRDGGALTGAEWKELLLHCYLPYSLVQFVLFPALFLIVGPWAAFSAFCNSVMADVLTSLHTFLVVGPNHTGEDLYRFDTSPANKGERYVQQVIGSANYRTGGDLNDFAHLWLNYQIEHHIWPDLSMLKYREVQPKVRALCEKYGIPYVQESVWTRVRKMVDVVVGKRSMRKLEPRASVEAPAAPEVLQAHGA
- a CDS encoding TonB C-terminal domain-containing protein — encoded protein: MQGFIEDQQAILRVENGLIDPYFTHVRKALEKGFDNAPVFGGNPLGKQAATSWASKAGQFGASGNPGGPVPQASTASEQLKALQGRAGDKPLNHLRSRVQAGAELQQLADGGGGKLVVTLELLQNADGTLRDAKLVSVSGIPAYDAFVLNAVPSAIAKLPPPRGGARGVKPEGIHTLWAVEGRVVYFRKAKDLKARGGLYLAAAFAAGVMAGRFEETTGEVEVIDFTNPRFVCQPKLLRVY